Within the Maribacter sp. BPC-D8 genome, the region TATTTATTTCAGGAATACAGAAGTTATCAAGTCCCTTTCTTAAAGAAGCTATTGAGATCAACATATCTATACGCCCAACAAATTCAAATACGTTTGCTATTTCTTCTCTTTTAGTATTTAACCTATTTAAAACACCAAATAACAATAAGGGTTCTAAGAGGAATATGATTTTGACTAACTCTAAAAATATCCATGCTATAGACTCAAATTCACCCTGAAGCTTCGTTTCTAACTTTAAAAACGACATTCTATATTTAACTCTATTTATAGTCTTTATAAATCCAGCTAAATTGGGATTTAATTTTTTTAGTTCTTTAATCGAGTTAAAGTAGTTAGCAAAATTATTTAACCTCAATAGCTGTGGAATAGCATCTATAATCGATAATAAATTTTTCTTGTTCCAAATATGAATAATAAAGTTAGTTGCAAAAACTCCGAGAAAAAGGAACAAGAAATTTGGGGAGAAAAACATTAATATAAAAGATAGTAAGCTGGTAAAAGATAATAATTTAACAACGAAAAACCATTTTGGAGGCTGCGGATGTTCTTTCTGAAAAAGCTCTGATATTCTATAAACATCATATTTTGATAACCTTTCTAACTGACTTTGAATTTTTATTCTAAAAGCAGCATCTTCAGATAATAATTGAATAATCTCTTCATTAACACTAGTTTTTTGAGGATCTATTTCAATAGTTCTAAGATTATTATAAAGGTACTGTTGTCCAATTTTTGAAGTTGTTCTGTCTAAAAACATAAACAATTCTTCAAAATCTAAATCTAGACATGTCTTGTCTGATAGAACTTGAAAGGCTTTTGAATTATCTTTATTTTCAAAGTACTTTCTAATAGACTGAAAGTCAAAGGATTCATTTTTTAATTTTCCGAACGATTCGGTTAATCTTTTAGTTTGTTTCCTTTTTTTTCTGAACATCTAATTAGAGTAATAATTTGTATTCAATTAATTAGTGCATGTTTTATATGATTTGTTACGTGTTATTCAATTTTATTCAATTTTTTGCATGAAATGAAAAAGCTGATGAACACTAATGGTAACGAGTAGCTATTTGCAATAGGGGTATAGAACGTTACAGACTTTAGGTCTAGCACTTAAGCCAAAATTTTTATTTTGTTCTAAAGCTAATTAGAAGATAGTGCTAAGGGTGCAAAGAACTTTGGTTTAATGATTTACGAACCGCTCTTTAAAAGAGCTGATCTTATGGTGGTGCGAGAGGCGCACGCTCATGTGATCAGCCATGAAGTTTACGCTATTAGTAACTAGCTTTATTTAATTCGAATCTAGACCGATTACCTTAAGCTTAGCTTTTACATTATCGTTATTCTTTGATAAAGATATTACATGCTTATGTCCGTGCCAATTATTGAGTTTTGATTGAAATATTCTCGTAATTCATAAAACTTATTTTGATTATAATTAAAATAAATCAAGTAAACCCAATAAAAGAGAGCATACAAAAAAGGTTACTATCCCTTTAATTATTTAACAATCATATTTATTATATATTAAATCGTCAAAAAGAATTTCGTCTAATTTTTCAATAGTCATATTATCTACATCTATTTTTTTTAATTTAATTTTCAACTGTTTATTGGTGTCTGGGCTTATCCATTGTCCGCTAAAATCATTTTCGCTTTCTTTTAAAAATAAAACACCAGAGAAGTTGTCTTCAACCATACAGAAAAACTTTTTTTGTCGATCTCTTGTAACTTCTAATAATATCCATTTATCCTGATTATCATATTTATACATTGCACTTAGCATTGTTATGTCACCACCGCAAGGACTCTCTTGTTCATTCAAATATAATTGTATATTAATGG harbors:
- a CDS encoding MutS-related protein translates to MFRKKRKQTKRLTESFGKLKNESFDFQSIRKYFENKDNSKAFQVLSDKTCLDLDFEELFMFLDRTTSKIGQQYLYNNLRTIEIDPQKTSVNEEIIQLLSEDAAFRIKIQSQLERLSKYDVYRISELFQKEHPQPPKWFFVVKLLSFTSLLSFILMFFSPNFLFLFLGVFATNFIIHIWNKKNLLSIIDAIPQLLRLNNFANYFNSIKELKKLNPNLAGFIKTINRVKYRMSFLKLETKLQGEFESIAWIFLELVKIIFLLEPLLLFGVLNRLNTKREEIANVFEFVGRIDMLISIASLRKGLDNFCIPEINNTDKKIKAIDIYHPLIINCTTNTLEVSDKSILLTGSNMAGKTSFIRTIGLNLITGLTINTCFAKSLIFPVTRIFSAIRISDDLLNDKSYYFEEVLTIKEMITESENENINLFLLDEIYKGTNTIERISAGKAVLSTLAKNGNIVFVSTHDIELTEMLSEEYELFHFSEIVNEKTVDFDYKLKKGKLKNRNAIKILQINGYPEEVVKEAIVISKELDKISKTQKEKH